The proteins below come from a single Pseudarthrobacter sp. SSS035 genomic window:
- a CDS encoding alpha/beta fold hydrolase, whose product MAKPTLKAVLLSPQRPLGDRPLLVAGPSLGTSTLLWTEAATLLGTDYDVVAWDLPGHGVSPAATESFDVADLADAVVDLVDTIAPGAGFHYAGVSLGGATGLQLGIKHGDRLKSLSIQCTGAKIGTPEAWLERAETVRTQGTPVMIQGSAQRWFAPGFMDREPERSSRLLHSLRDTDRFSYAFCCEALAGFDVRAELGSISVPTQAVAGAADTVAPPSMAQETVDGITAGGGTANAVTLEGVAHLAPAEAPAHVAELLRTLITWSESRRAAK is encoded by the coding sequence GTGGCTAAACCGACCCTGAAGGCAGTGCTGCTTTCGCCCCAGCGCCCACTGGGGGACAGGCCCCTGCTCGTCGCCGGACCGTCCCTGGGCACGTCCACCCTCCTGTGGACCGAGGCGGCAACACTGCTCGGCACCGACTACGACGTGGTGGCCTGGGACCTGCCCGGCCACGGCGTCTCACCGGCAGCCACCGAAAGCTTTGACGTGGCCGACCTCGCGGACGCCGTGGTGGACCTGGTGGACACCATCGCCCCCGGCGCCGGCTTCCACTACGCCGGGGTTTCGCTGGGCGGCGCCACCGGCCTCCAGCTGGGCATCAAGCACGGCGATCGCCTCAAGAGCCTGTCCATCCAGTGCACCGGCGCCAAGATCGGCACCCCCGAAGCCTGGTTGGAACGCGCCGAAACCGTGCGCACCCAGGGCACTCCCGTGATGATCCAGGGTTCCGCGCAGCGCTGGTTCGCGCCGGGATTTATGGACCGTGAGCCCGAGCGGAGCAGCAGGCTCCTGCACTCCCTTCGCGACACCGACCGCTTCAGCTACGCCTTCTGCTGCGAAGCCCTGGCAGGCTTCGACGTCCGTGCCGAACTCGGCAGCATCAGCGTCCCCACCCAGGCGGTGGCCGGCGCGGCGGACACTGTTGCGCCGCCGTCGATGGCCCAGGAAACCGTTGACGGGATTACCGCCGGCGGCGGTACGGCGAATGCTGTGACGCTCGAGGGAGTGGCGCACCTGGCCCCCGCCGAGGCCCCCGCCCACGTCGCCGAACTGCTGCGGACCCTCATCACCTGGAGCGAATCCCGCAGGGCAGCCAAGTGA
- the pcaC gene encoding 4-carboxymuconolactone decarboxylase produces the protein MSGAAPNGGERNGVVQPDATSQEIYDGGMVVRREVLGAAHVDRANANKDGFTEDFQDMITRIAWGGIWTRPGISRQMRSAVTITAMVAHGHWDELAMHIRAALTNGLSRDEIKEILLQTAIYCGVPSANTAFKTAQQVFKEMDTNS, from the coding sequence GTGAGCGGCGCAGCCCCGAACGGGGGAGAACGGAACGGCGTCGTCCAGCCCGATGCCACCAGCCAGGAGATTTACGACGGCGGCATGGTGGTCCGCCGCGAGGTGCTGGGCGCCGCGCATGTGGACCGGGCCAACGCCAACAAGGACGGGTTCACCGAGGATTTCCAGGACATGATCACGCGGATCGCGTGGGGTGGCATCTGGACCCGGCCGGGCATCTCACGGCAGATGCGCTCGGCCGTGACCATCACCGCGATGGTGGCGCACGGGCACTGGGACGAGCTGGCCATGCATATCCGCGCGGCCCTCACCAACGGCCTGAGCAGGGACGAAATCAAGGAAATCCTGCTGCAGACCGCGATCTACTGCGGCGTTCCCTCCGCGAACACAGCTTTCAAGACCGCACAGCAAGTTTTTAAGGAAATGGACACCAACTCATGA